One part of the Thermoplasmata archaeon genome encodes these proteins:
- the gcvPA gene encoding aminomethyl-transferring glycine dehydrogenase subunit GcvPA: MSDVQDMLKFLKINNIDDLFMDIPKEARIDRIDIPDGITEQELIAQANAILNRNKTAKEMPMFIGAGIYNHYIPAAVAALVSRSEFYTAYTPYQPEISQGMLQTLFEYQSYIAELTEMDVANASMYDFATALGEAARMANAINMKKEILIPKNILEEKKKVLQVYLYGLGVKIVEYPYEPATGKVDLNALSALVNENTSAIYAENPNMFGIIDENVMKIRDLSKDFVFIVGINPISLGLIKPPGEYGADIVIGEGQILGSYMNFGGPLLGIFATKKEYVRKMPGRLIGMSKDLSGKRAFVMTLQTREQHIRRAKATSNICSNEALCAVTTTIYLSMLGGSGLREVAELNFTKANSVFDKIAKIKGYKKAFSGSVHFNECVIKLPVSEKKVNDELLKRGVHGGYMLNTSTSNKYKDLGESMIFNVTEMHTDSDINLLLSSLKEVQ, translated from the coding sequence ATGAGTGACGTACAGGATATGCTAAAATTCCTTAAAATAAATAACATAGATGACCTATTTATGGATATTCCTAAAGAAGCGAGAATCGACAGAATAGATATTCCGGATGGCATTACGGAACAGGAGCTGATTGCGCAGGCTAATGCTATACTCAATAGAAACAAAACTGCCAAAGAAATGCCCATGTTTATAGGCGCTGGAATATACAATCATTATATTCCGGCAGCAGTAGCAGCACTGGTATCGAGATCTGAATTTTATACTGCATACACCCCATATCAGCCAGAGATATCCCAGGGAATGTTGCAGACTCTGTTTGAATATCAGAGCTATATTGCAGAATTGACAGAAATGGATGTTGCAAATGCATCAATGTACGATTTTGCAACTGCGTTGGGTGAAGCAGCAAGAATGGCAAATGCCATAAACATGAAAAAAGAGATTTTAATTCCGAAAAATATTCTTGAAGAAAAGAAAAAAGTATTGCAGGTATATTTATATGGGCTGGGAGTAAAGATAGTCGAATACCCATATGAGCCAGCAACCGGTAAAGTGGACTTAAACGCGCTTTCAGCACTGGTTAACGAAAATACGTCTGCAATATATGCTGAAAACCCGAATATGTTCGGCATAATTGATGAAAATGTCATGAAAATCAGAGATCTATCCAAAGACTTTGTGTTTATAGTTGGTATCAATCCGATAAGTCTTGGGCTCATAAAGCCTCCGGGAGAATATGGTGCAGATATAGTCATAGGAGAAGGACAGATTCTTGGAAGCTACATGAACTTTGGGGGGCCATTGCTAGGAATATTTGCCACTAAAAAAGAGTATGTAAGAAAAATGCCTGGGAGACTTATCGGAATGTCTAAGGATCTATCTGGAAAGAGAGCATTTGTAATGACTCTTCAGACCAGAGAACAGCATATAAGAAGAGCAAAAGCTACAAGTAACATATGCTCTAACGAAGCATTATGTGCGGTTACTACTACAATATATCTATCTATGCTTGGAGGAAGCGGCTTAAGAGAAGTTGCAGAGCTGAACTTTACTAAAGCAAACAGTGTTTTTGATAAGATAGCAAAGATCAAAGGGTACAAAAAAGCATTTTCAGGTTCGGTACATTTCAATGAGTGTGTGATAAAGTTGCCAGTCTCTGAGAAAAAAGTAAACGATGAGCTTTTGAAGAGAGGAGTGCATGGCGGATATATGTTAAACACTTCAACATCCAATAAATACAAAGATCTTGGAGAGAGCATGATATTCAATGTAACGGAGATGCATACTGATTCAGATATAAATTTGTTGTTGAGCTCTTTAAAGGAGGTGCAGTAA